One Oceanicoccus sagamiensis genomic region harbors:
- a CDS encoding VOC family protein: MNIQRIHHVAYRCHNAKETVAFYQQVMNMDFQLAIAENEVPSTKAPDPYMHVFLDAGNGNVLAFFELPNSPAMDKDRNTPDWVQHIAFEVESVEALLEAKASVEAEGITVIGPVEHTIFKSIYFFDPNGHRLELAANTAKPGMLERLHKLAPAMIEEWDQTKRAPQHAAWLHQS, encoded by the coding sequence ATGAATATCCAGCGTATTCATCATGTGGCCTACCGCTGCCATAACGCTAAAGAAACCGTGGCGTTTTACCAGCAGGTAATGAATATGGACTTCCAACTGGCTATCGCTGAAAACGAAGTCCCCTCAACCAAAGCCCCTGACCCTTATATGCATGTCTTTCTCGATGCGGGCAATGGAAATGTGCTGGCATTTTTTGAGCTGCCCAACTCACCGGCCATGGATAAAGACCGCAATACACCAGATTGGGTGCAACATATTGCCTTTGAAGTGGAAAGTGTTGAGGCCTTGCTGGAAGCCAAAGCTTCCGTAGAGGCGGAAGGTATTACGGTCATCGGCCCGGTAGAACATACCATTTTTAAATCCATCTATTTTTTTGACCCCAATGGCCACCGTTTAGAGTTGGCCGCCAATACCGCCAAGCCGGGTATGCTGGAGCGCCTGCATAAACTCGCCCCCGCGATGATAGAAGAATGGGACCAAACCAAGCGCGCCCCGCAACATGCGGCGTGGTTGCACCAGTCATAA
- a CDS encoding MarR family winged helix-turn-helix transcriptional regulator: MTKKINKQQILTLERYLPYRLSILSNKVSGIIAQTYKGKFALSITEWRIMAVLGEYPEASADEVSARTQIEKSILSRAISKLLSRKLITRSFDKDDKRRSILMLTKTGLSVYDEMVPISYKYEQDLLTCFNKQEREVFSQLIDRLYSHAGELEE; encoded by the coding sequence ATGACTAAAAAAATCAACAAACAACAAATCCTGACTCTGGAACGCTACCTGCCCTACCGGCTATCTATCCTCTCTAATAAAGTTAGCGGTATCATTGCCCAGACTTATAAGGGCAAGTTTGCACTATCGATTACTGAATGGCGCATTATGGCTGTACTCGGTGAATACCCTGAGGCTTCTGCGGACGAAGTCTCTGCCCGAACCCAGATTGAAAAGTCGATATTAAGCCGGGCGATTAGTAAGCTGTTATCGAGAAAATTGATTACTCGCAGCTTTGATAAAGACGATAAGCGCCGGTCGATTTTGATGCTGACAAAAACTGGCTTGTCGGTTTATGATGAGATGGTGCCAATTTCTTATAAGTATGAACAGGATTTACTGACTTGCTTTAATAAACAGGAGCGGGAAGTATTTAGTCAGTTGATTGATCGTTTGTATAGCCATGCAGGAGAACTGGAGGAATAA
- the hppD gene encoding 4-hydroxyphenylpyruvate dioxygenase has product MTDLFDNPMGLDGFEFVEFSAPDKGVLEPVFEMMGFTHVANHRSKDVLLFRQGDINFIINYEPNSYAYFFTQEHGPSACGMAFRVHDARKAYERAIEMGAQPVDIPVGPMELRLPAIKGIGGAPLYLIDRYKQGASIYDIDFDYIEGVDRNPVGCGFKVVDHLTHNVYRGRMDYWAKFYESIFNFREIRYFDIKGEYTGLLSRAMSAPDGKIRIPLNEEASQGGQIEEFLMAYNGEGIQHIAFETDDLPGSWDQLKARGVPFMTAPPDTYYAMLEERLPGHGEPVAELQCRGILLDGSTQNNDPRLLLQIFSETLIGPVFFEFIQRKRDEGFGEGNFKALFESIERDQVNRGTIDTRQAGESA; this is encoded by the coding sequence ATGACTGACTTGTTTGATAATCCAATGGGGTTGGATGGATTTGAATTTGTAGAGTTTTCAGCGCCGGATAAAGGTGTGCTTGAACCAGTATTTGAGATGATGGGATTTACCCATGTGGCCAACCATCGCAGCAAAGATGTACTGCTCTTCAGGCAGGGCGATATCAACTTTATTATTAACTATGAACCTAATAGCTACGCCTATTTCTTTACTCAGGAACATGGCCCTTCTGCCTGTGGTATGGCCTTTAGAGTCCATGATGCCCGCAAAGCCTATGAACGTGCCATTGAAATGGGCGCACAGCCGGTGGATATTCCCGTAGGCCCGATGGAGCTACGACTTCCTGCCATCAAAGGTATTGGCGGTGCGCCGCTGTATTTAATTGATCGTTATAAGCAGGGTGCTTCCATCTACGATATTGATTTTGACTATATCGAAGGGGTCGATCGCAACCCTGTAGGCTGTGGTTTTAAAGTTGTCGACCACTTAACCCATAATGTCTATCGCGGCAGAATGGATTATTGGGCTAAATTCTACGAGAGTATTTTTAACTTCCGTGAAATTCGCTACTTCGATATCAAAGGCGAATATACCGGCTTGCTGTCAAGAGCTATGTCCGCCCCCGATGGAAAGATTCGTATACCCTTGAATGAAGAAGCCTCACAAGGTGGTCAGATTGAAGAGTTTCTAATGGCCTATAATGGCGAAGGTATTCAACATATCGCCTTTGAAACCGATGATCTGCCAGGCAGCTGGGATCAACTAAAAGCCCGGGGTGTGCCTTTTATGACTGCGCCCCCGGATACCTACTATGCCATGCTGGAAGAGCGTTTGCCGGGCCATGGTGAACCGGTTGCAGAGCTACAATGCCGGGGTATTCTACTGGATGGTTCCACCCAAAATAATGATCCCCGTTTATTACTGCAAATTTTTTCCGAGACCTTAATTGGCCCGGTATTTTTTGAATTTATTCAACGCAAACGGGATGAAGGCTTTGGCGAAGGTAATTTTAAAGCGCTATTTGAATCCATAGAACGCGATCAGGTTAACCGCGGCACCATCGATACCCGTCAGGCAGGGGAGAGCGCGTAA
- a CDS encoding helix-turn-helix domain-containing protein translates to MPNKKNSNPAPTPDETSQVLCSRVTELRKKNKLTLEQLATASGVSRSMLSQIERGQANPTLTVTFRIAQAFGISIGELVDQPWAASPIEVVHGDDASNLFRSDDECQIRTLSPLHMEKNIEFYELRIAPKARLASAPHYEGTKELLTVASGSARVIAGDTDCNLSEGDSAHYRADLQHTIENSGRKELVCYLVVTS, encoded by the coding sequence ATGCCAAATAAAAAGAACAGCAACCCCGCACCAACACCGGACGAGACCAGCCAGGTGCTCTGTAGCCGGGTTACTGAGCTGCGCAAAAAGAACAAGCTGACATTAGAACAGTTAGCCACAGCCTCCGGGGTTAGCCGGTCGATGTTAAGCCAGATAGAACGGGGCCAGGCCAACCCTACTCTGACGGTAACCTTCCGTATTGCTCAGGCTTTTGGGATCAGTATTGGCGAGTTGGTTGACCAGCCCTGGGCCGCATCCCCAATTGAAGTGGTCCATGGTGACGATGCCAGTAATCTGTTTCGCTCTGATGATGAATGCCAAATCCGCACGCTCTCTCCGCTGCATATGGAAAAAAATATAGAGTTTTATGAGTTAAGAATCGCCCCCAAAGCCCGCCTGGCCAGCGCCCCACATTATGAGGGCACTAAAGAGCTGTTAACGGTTGCCAGTGGCAGTGCCAGAGTGATCGCCGGTGATACCGACTGTAATTTATCGGAGGGGGATTCCGCCCACTACCGCGCTGATTTACAGCATACGATTGAGAATAGTGGGCGTAAGGAGCTGGTCTGTTATCTGGTTGTCACAAGCTAG
- the tdh gene encoding L-threonine 3-dehydrogenase yields MKALVKKQGGEGLWLQDVPEPEIGINDVLIKIKRTAICGTDLHIYNWDDWAQKTIPVPMTVGHEFVGEIVEVGSNVNDYRAGQIVSGEGHVVCGRCRNCMAGRRHLCAQTSGIGVDRPGAFAEYLSLPMANVWEHREGIDLDIASLFDPLGNAVHTALQYDLLGEDVLITGAGPIGAMAAAVCRHAGARHVVITDINPQRLELAKKLGATYTVNPVQEDLADVRKKLGMSEGFDVGLEMSGNPSAFKDLLANMCHGGKVSILGIPSESLAIDWNTVIFNMLTLKGIYGREMYETWYKMSVMIESGLDISQVITHRLHYTEFQQGFDAMNAGEASKVILNWE; encoded by the coding sequence ATGAAAGCGTTGGTAAAAAAGCAGGGGGGTGAGGGGCTCTGGCTGCAAGATGTCCCTGAACCCGAAATCGGTATTAATGATGTGCTGATTAAAATCAAACGTACCGCGATCTGCGGTACGGACTTACATATCTATAACTGGGATGACTGGGCACAAAAGACGATCCCCGTGCCGATGACCGTAGGCCATGAGTTTGTCGGTGAAATTGTTGAGGTGGGTAGTAATGTCAATGACTACCGCGCAGGGCAAATTGTCTCCGGTGAGGGGCATGTGGTTTGCGGTCGCTGCCGAAACTGTATGGCGGGGCGGCGGCATTTATGTGCACAGACCAGTGGTATTGGTGTAGATCGACCGGGCGCGTTTGCAGAATATTTATCCCTACCCATGGCCAATGTCTGGGAACATCGAGAAGGTATTGACCTGGATATTGCCTCTTTATTCGACCCCTTAGGTAATGCAGTCCATACCGCTTTGCAATATGACCTGCTGGGTGAAGATGTGTTAATTACCGGGGCTGGGCCTATTGGTGCCATGGCTGCCGCCGTATGCCGACATGCAGGTGCGCGCCATGTGGTGATTACCGATATTAACCCCCAGCGATTAGAGCTGGCGAAAAAACTGGGCGCTACCTATACCGTTAATCCCGTGCAGGAAGACTTGGCTGATGTCAGAAAGAAACTGGGCATGAGTGAGGGTTTTGATGTAGGTCTGGAAATGTCCGGTAACCCTTCAGCCTTTAAAGATCTGTTAGCCAATATGTGTCATGGCGGCAAGGTTTCGATTCTGGGTATCCCCAGCGAGTCTCTGGCGATCGATTGGAATACGGTGATCTTTAATATGCTGACACTAAAGGGGATTTATGGCCGTGAAATGTATGAAACCTGGTACAAAATGTCAGTTATGATTGAGTCCGGTTTGGATATTTCACAGGTGATAACACACCGCTTGCATTACACCGAGTTTCAGCAGGGTTTTGATGCCATGAATGCCGGTGAAGCCAGCAAAGTGATTTTAAATTGGGAATAA
- a CDS encoding flagellar hook-basal body complex protein, with amino-acid sequence MNSLTLKPLFFSVFITFLSLWLTACDSSDSDSSCSVNGDTDGHLLRCGELDIAVDGEGYFIVSDNSGGSFYSRSVTLNIEDEQLLTAEGYKVNGFLSVGNMRVGGTPVAIDLGDVEITTVDIDEAGVISAQVSGTTTVIAQIALAKFIAPYFLEESVEGVYSQTAASGEPVVGTAGSGELGALAVGDVEVEAIDNAFDLSVSGDGYFVLDNQVEEIYAQNIRLAKTLSGSLALLDTEPEDAYQPQAYLADSNGDITNIIDDLLFPLSDLAPQQTAAVALEVNLDSRSGLPAATPFNALDSTSFTHQFSVDIYDSRGQSHTLNLYFVNTAAAGVWQLYLYIADDNGTPQNVIAIGSGYFEVTFSAEGALETTVPTELTVDGWNPEGAAQSSSSGATADVSDFSVSLDGSTEAGSDFAAQSVEQDGFASGSLVSLEFDSCGLFYASYSNGETMVLGQSALAVFAAPSALASAGDGLFQATAESGAADYGVACETDFGEITGDIINP; translated from the coding sequence ATGAACTCTCTTACCCTAAAACCGCTATTTTTCTCTGTCTTTATTACCTTTTTATCACTTTGGCTGACGGCCTGTGATAGTAGTGATAGTGATTCTTCCTGCTCGGTTAATGGTGATACTGATGGCCACTTATTACGCTGTGGTGAGTTAGATATTGCAGTCGATGGTGAGGGGTACTTTATTGTATCTGACAATAGTGGCGGCAGCTTCTATAGCCGCTCTGTCACACTAAACATTGAAGATGAGCAATTGCTAACCGCTGAGGGTTATAAGGTCAATGGGTTCTTGTCAGTCGGCAATATGCGTGTGGGTGGAACGCCAGTCGCCATTGACCTTGGTGATGTTGAAATCACAACGGTTGATATTGATGAGGCTGGTGTTATTAGTGCTCAGGTGTCAGGTACCACTACCGTCATTGCGCAGATTGCTCTGGCCAAATTTATAGCCCCCTATTTTCTGGAAGAGTCAGTAGAGGGGGTGTATAGCCAAACCGCAGCATCGGGTGAGCCAGTTGTTGGGACTGCCGGGTCTGGCGAGCTGGGTGCTTTAGCGGTAGGTGACGTCGAGGTTGAGGCTATTGATAATGCTTTCGACTTATCGGTCAGTGGCGATGGTTATTTTGTTTTGGATAATCAGGTAGAAGAAATCTATGCGCAGAATATTCGTTTGGCCAAAACCTTGTCCGGCTCGCTGGCCCTGCTTGATACTGAGCCTGAAGATGCCTACCAGCCTCAGGCCTATTTAGCCGATAGCAACGGTGATATCACCAACATTATCGATGATTTGTTATTCCCCTTGTCTGATTTAGCGCCACAGCAAACAGCTGCAGTCGCATTAGAGGTCAATCTGGATTCACGCAGCGGCCTACCAGCTGCCACGCCATTTAATGCACTTGATAGCACCTCATTTACCCACCAGTTTTCTGTTGATATCTACGATAGCCGGGGGCAGAGCCATACCCTGAACCTCTATTTTGTTAACACAGCGGCTGCCGGTGTTTGGCAACTCTATCTTTATATAGCCGATGATAATGGTACCCCGCAAAATGTGATTGCCATTGGTAGTGGTTATTTTGAAGTGACCTTTTCAGCAGAAGGGGCTCTGGAAACTACTGTGCCAACTGAGCTAACCGTTGATGGTTGGAACCCGGAAGGCGCTGCGCAGTCCTCTTCCAGTGGAGCCACCGCCGATGTGTCAGATTTTAGTGTGTCTCTGGATGGCAGTACTGAGGCGGGTAGCGATTTTGCCGCGCAGTCGGTTGAACAGGATGGCTTTGCTTCGGGCTCATTAGTTAGCCTGGAATTTGATAGCTGCGGTTTGTTTTATGCCAGCTATAGCAACGGTGAGACTATGGTCTTGGGTCAATCAGCCTTGGCTGTATTTGCAGCGCCTTCGGCTTTGGCGTCTGCCGGTGATGGCCTTTTTCAGGCCACAGCCGAGTCTGGTGCTGCGGACTATGGTGTCGCCTGTGAGACTGATTTTGGCGAGATTACCGGTGATATTATCAATCCGTGA
- a CDS encoding glycine C-acetyltransferase has product MYGDFQQHLASELAAIEAAGLYKREREITSPQGAHIGVASGEVLNLCANNYLGLAQHPAVNAAATQGLEQWGYGMASVRFICGTQTLHTQLEEKLSQFLGMESTILYPSCFDANGGLFETLLGEEDAIISDELNHASIIDGVRLCKAKRFRYKNNNMADLEAQLQAADQAGARFKLISTDGVFSMDGYIAQLDKICDLADKYQALVHFDDAHATGFVGANGRGTHEYRGCMDRVDIITGTLGKALGGASGGFTSSRKEVVDLLRQRSRPYLFSNTVAPPVVAGAIKALDIVSESSELRDRLQKNTEYFRAGLTELGFDLLPGEHAIVPVMLHDAALAAQFAEAMLVEGIYVVAFSFPVVPKGKARIRTQMSAALTQEDLDMAIVAFANVKQQLGI; this is encoded by the coding sequence GTGTACGGTGATTTTCAACAACATCTTGCCAGTGAGCTTGCTGCCATAGAAGCTGCCGGGCTTTATAAGCGCGAGCGAGAAATTACCTCGCCACAGGGTGCTCATATCGGTGTTGCCAGCGGTGAAGTACTTAACCTCTGCGCCAATAATTATTTGGGTCTTGCCCAGCATCCGGCGGTCAATGCCGCCGCCACACAGGGTTTAGAACAGTGGGGTTATGGTATGGCCTCGGTGCGTTTTATTTGCGGCACGCAAACGTTGCATACACAACTTGAAGAAAAACTCAGTCAGTTTTTGGGTATGGAGTCGACCATTTTGTACCCTTCCTGTTTTGATGCCAACGGCGGTTTATTTGAAACCCTACTGGGTGAAGAGGATGCCATTATTTCTGATGAGCTTAACCATGCCAGCATTATTGACGGGGTACGTTTATGTAAAGCTAAGCGCTTCCGTTATAAAAATAATAATATGGCTGACCTTGAGGCACAATTACAGGCAGCGGATCAGGCGGGCGCCCGTTTTAAATTAATTAGCACCGACGGTGTTTTTTCCATGGATGGCTATATTGCCCAACTGGATAAAATTTGTGACCTTGCGGATAAGTATCAGGCTTTGGTGCATTTTGATGATGCCCATGCCACCGGCTTTGTTGGTGCTAATGGTCGCGGTACTCATGAGTATCGCGGCTGTATGGATAGGGTGGATATTATTACCGGTACCTTAGGCAAAGCCTTGGGTGGAGCCAGTGGTGGCTTTACCAGTTCACGTAAAGAAGTCGTGGATTTATTACGCCAGCGCTCACGCCCTTATTTGTTTTCCAATACCGTTGCGCCGCCGGTGGTGGCAGGTGCGATTAAAGCCTTGGATATCGTCAGTGAATCCAGTGAGCTTAGAGATCGGCTGCAGAAAAATACCGAATATTTCAGGGCGGGTTTAACCGAGTTGGGTTTTGACTTATTGCCAGGTGAACATGCCATCGTACCGGTGATGTTGCACGATGCAGCATTGGCAGCCCAATTTGCAGAAGCGATGTTGGTCGAAGGAATCTATGTGGTGGCGTTTTCTTTTCCTGTAGTGCCAAAAGGCAAGGCGCGTATTCGAACCCAAATGTCGGCGGCTTTAACACAGGAGGACCTTGATATGGCTATTGTCGCTTTTGCAAACGTTAAACAACAGTTGGGCATATAA
- a CDS encoding addiction module antidote protein has translation MSKRNYRTLDKLEENYFREHPEEIEIYLKEIFELYAEDGDSAVLLASLRVIAKVKGISALAKETGMTRQGLQKALSSKGNPRLDNVNAIIRSIGFQLVPQRRV, from the coding sequence ATGAGTAAACGCAATTACAGAACGTTGGATAAGCTGGAAGAAAACTATTTTCGCGAACACCCGGAAGAAATTGAAATTTACCTGAAAGAAATTTTTGAGCTCTATGCCGAGGATGGTGATTCCGCCGTGCTGCTAGCTTCGCTGCGAGTCATAGCGAAAGTCAAAGGTATTAGCGCCTTGGCAAAAGAAACTGGCATGACCAGGCAGGGTTTGCAGAAAGCGCTCTCTAGCAAGGGAAACCCTCGGTTGGATAATGTAAATGCCATTATCCGGTCTATCGGATTTCAGTTGGTTCCGCAGCGCAGGGTGTAA
- a CDS encoding MarR family transcriptional regulator: protein MKTLKIGIMPRKQFQERVKAIAAGKLNVKAGEPKVWFSSIKSLSEVLSDNNVRLLKQINEYHPQTISELAELSGRKPGNLSRTLKTMEKYGIVELKKYDSRKVRPIAKTTQFDIRYAI, encoded by the coding sequence ATGAAAACATTAAAAATAGGCATTATGCCACGCAAGCAGTTTCAGGAGCGTGTGAAAGCCATTGCCGCCGGTAAGTTAAACGTAAAAGCGGGGGAACCCAAGGTATGGTTTAGCTCTATCAAATCATTAAGCGAAGTGCTGAGCGATAATAATGTGCGCTTACTTAAGCAGATAAATGAATATCATCCTCAGACGATAAGCGAACTGGCGGAATTAAGTGGGCGCAAACCCGGCAACCTTAGCCGCACCCTGAAGACCATGGAAAAATACGGTATTGTTGAGCTGAAAAAATACGATAGTAGAAAGGTTCGGCCTATTGCCAAAACAACACAGTTTGATATTCGCTATGCAATTTAG
- the putA gene encoding bifunctional proline dehydrogenase/L-glutamate gamma-semialdehyde dehydrogenase PutA: MTLAALRHQIRQLTHQDEHQAVEYLLAIASTDEVSREQILSQSRDLVSQCRSDKSGKGTMDAFLQEFGLSNKEGVALMCLAEALLRVPDGITADRLIAEKISQGNWSCHRGKSDSLFVNASTWGLMLTGKIVALDTEITQQTDSWVTQLVSKVSEPVVRRAVLQAMRIMGGQYVLGRTIDEGMQRGVKENPARTRFSFDMLGEGARTEADAENYYQAYYQAISRIGKNNAKTTVVGANGISVKLSALYCRYHYSHQNGVMSVLLPRIKALCLCAKEYGLGLSIDAEESERLDMSLDIFASLAEDKELADWEGLGFVLQAYQKRAPAVADWLIALGQESGRRLMVRLVKGAYWDAEIKHAQEQGFKDYPVFTRKANTDLCYQVCAEKLLAATEAIYPQFATHNAYTVCLVLAIAKGKDFEFQRLHGMGELLYKHLELTAKPAPLRVYAPIGQHQDLLPYLVRRLLENGANSSFVNRFLDRQTPVEALLDDVYTQVLQYRPYRHPNIPLPPGIYRAAGDKRDNAKGIDLDNPIAVERLLTVINTDNSDRQASAIVGGEQCGGVFEEVVSPADRHRVVGHIAEAQDKDVQRALLLAHTAQPDWQGLSGEFRAVILERMGDILEQHTEELMAIIVAEAGRTIADALSEVREAVDFCRYYAQSARYYFSGHSNSLTACGTFLCISPWNFPLAIFTGQIAAALAAGNSVLAKPAEQTPLVAARAVALFHSVGVPVDNLHLLPGDGARIGATLLSDPRLSGVAFTGSTETAQIISRQLALREGNPVPLIAETGGQNAMIVDSTALPEQVVDDVIASAFLSAGQRCSALRVLYIQEDIADKVLSMLAGAMDALSLGDPAKLSTDIGPVIDKEALQGLQSHIKHLHKTARFIATVTVEGEQALAGYFFAPHVFEIQSLNELPREVFGPVLHVVRYRACDLKQVLDEINQSGYGLTLGVHSRIEAVAEYIYRQTRVGNTYINRNTVGAVVGVNPFGGHGLSGTGPKAGGPYYLLRFANTVPDDKGGAVDEDAVQVCQKLIALSEQYLQHSELLPGPTGEENRLTLYGRGRIVCVVRDAYTDANIAQLLALPLLAGCSVQVAAEPASRAKVTRIIKHVKNTVLDFISLSELEDCLVSAEIAGVSLLYDDPDLALVKQRLAARQGALLPLVVLPSHTQWINNKYQSLALLMRFVIEKTRTENLVARGGNTQLFNLTE; encoded by the coding sequence ATGACACTAGCTGCCTTACGCCATCAGATTCGCCAGTTAACCCATCAAGACGAGCATCAGGCGGTGGAATACTTACTGGCTATTGCCAGTACTGACGAGGTAAGCCGTGAACAGATATTATCGCAATCGCGAGACTTGGTCAGTCAGTGTCGCAGTGATAAATCGGGCAAGGGCACCATGGATGCGTTTTTACAGGAGTTTGGCCTGTCCAATAAAGAAGGTGTCGCTCTAATGTGTTTGGCCGAGGCTTTATTGCGGGTGCCTGATGGCATTACCGCCGACCGCTTAATTGCTGAAAAAATCAGCCAGGGTAATTGGTCTTGCCACCGCGGCAAGTCAGACTCTCTATTTGTGAATGCCTCCACTTGGGGCTTAATGCTAACCGGGAAAATAGTCGCTCTGGATACGGAGATTACCCAACAAACTGATAGTTGGGTGACTCAATTGGTTAGCAAGGTCAGTGAACCTGTTGTGCGCAGGGCGGTATTGCAAGCCATGAGGATTATGGGCGGGCAATATGTATTGGGCCGCACGATTGATGAAGGTATGCAGCGCGGTGTTAAAGAAAACCCTGCAAGGACACGCTTTTCTTTTGATATGTTGGGGGAGGGCGCGCGGACTGAGGCGGATGCAGAGAACTATTATCAGGCTTACTATCAGGCGATTAGCCGCATTGGTAAAAACAACGCTAAGACGACGGTAGTGGGTGCCAATGGTATTTCCGTAAAACTCTCAGCGCTTTATTGCCGCTATCACTATTCGCACCAGAACGGTGTTATGTCCGTATTGCTACCGCGTATCAAAGCCTTATGTCTATGTGCAAAAGAGTATGGTTTAGGCCTAAGTATTGATGCAGAAGAGTCAGAGCGTTTAGATATGTCTCTGGATATTTTTGCATCGCTGGCCGAGGATAAAGAACTCGCTGACTGGGAGGGTTTGGGTTTTGTATTACAGGCCTATCAAAAACGCGCGCCGGCGGTGGCTGATTGGTTAATTGCCCTGGGGCAGGAAAGCGGGCGTCGTTTAATGGTGCGTCTGGTTAAAGGGGCTTATTGGGATGCGGAAATTAAACATGCTCAGGAACAGGGGTTTAAAGATTACCCCGTCTTTACCCGTAAGGCCAATACCGATTTATGTTATCAGGTTTGTGCTGAAAAATTATTAGCAGCCACAGAGGCTATCTATCCGCAATTTGCTACCCATAATGCCTATACCGTATGCCTGGTGTTGGCGATAGCTAAAGGCAAAGACTTTGAGTTTCAGCGCCTGCATGGGATGGGAGAATTGCTCTATAAGCATCTCGAGCTGACTGCTAAGCCTGCGCCATTACGGGTATATGCTCCGATTGGCCAGCACCAGGATTTATTGCCCTATTTAGTCCGTCGCCTATTGGAAAACGGTGCCAATAGTTCTTTTGTAAACCGTTTTTTAGATCGGCAAACCCCAGTAGAAGCATTATTAGATGATGTCTATACCCAGGTGCTGCAATACCGACCCTACCGCCATCCCAATATTCCTTTGCCGCCAGGTATTTATCGGGCGGCCGGAGATAAGCGGGATAATGCCAAAGGGATTGACCTGGATAACCCTATTGCGGTGGAACGCTTGCTGACCGTGATTAATACAGACAACAGCGACCGGCAAGCCAGCGCTATTGTCGGTGGTGAGCAATGTGGCGGCGTATTTGAAGAAGTGGTTTCTCCGGCAGATAGACACCGTGTCGTCGGTCATATTGCTGAAGCACAAGATAAGGATGTGCAGCGCGCTTTACTGTTAGCCCATACTGCGCAACCGGATTGGCAGGGTCTGAGCGGAGAGTTTAGAGCGGTTATTCTGGAGCGGATGGGGGATATCTTAGAGCAGCACACTGAAGAATTAATGGCCATTATCGTTGCCGAAGCAGGGCGTACTATTGCTGATGCCTTATCAGAAGTCCGAGAGGCAGTAGATTTTTGTCGTTATTATGCACAGTCAGCCAGATATTATTTTTCTGGCCATAGCAATTCATTAACCGCATGCGGTACGTTTTTATGTATTAGCCCGTGGAATTTCCCTTTAGCGATTTTTACCGGTCAGATTGCCGCCGCTTTAGCAGCGGGTAATAGCGTGCTGGCAAAACCTGCCGAGCAAACCCCCTTGGTGGCAGCCAGAGCTGTGGCTTTATTTCACAGTGTGGGAGTGCCGGTTGATAATTTACATCTACTACCCGGCGATGGTGCCCGTATCGGCGCGACGTTATTATCCGACCCACGTCTATCCGGCGTAGCCTTTACTGGTTCAACAGAAACCGCACAGATTATTTCTCGGCAATTAGCGTTACGTGAGGGTAACCCCGTGCCATTAATTGCTGAAACCGGTGGCCAGAATGCCATGATTGTTGACTCAACTGCGCTACCAGAACAGGTCGTTGATGATGTGATTGCCTCAGCATTTTTAAGTGCAGGCCAGCGTTGTTCGGCACTGCGTGTGCTCTATATACAGGAGGATATTGCCGATAAAGTCTTATCCATGTTGGCCGGTGCTATGGATGCTTTAAGCCTGGGTGATCCGGCTAAGTTATCAACGGATATTGGCCCAGTGATTGATAAAGAGGCTTTGCAAGGTTTGCAGAGCCATATAAAACATCTGCATAAAACCGCCAGATTTATTGCTACCGTCACTGTAGAAGGGGAGCAAGCTTTGGCGGGATATTTTTTCGCGCCCCATGTCTTTGAAATTCAATCCTTAAACGAACTGCCCCGGGAAGTCTTTGGGCCTGTACTACATGTGGTTCGTTATCGTGCCTGTGATTTAAAGCAAGTCCTGGATGAAATTAATCAAAGTGGTTATGGCTTGACGCTGGGGGTGCATAGTCGGATTGAAGCAGTAGCGGAGTATATTTACCGGCAGACAAGGGTAGGTAATACCTATATCAACCGCAATACGGTGGGGGCTGTCGTGGGTGTTAATCCATTCGGTGGTCATGGTTTGTCGGGTACTGGGCCAAAAGCTGGCGGGCCCTATTATTTATTGCGGTTTGCCAATACAGTGCCGGATGATAAGGGAGGTGCTGTTGATGAGGATGCAGTACAGGTATGTCAAAAGCTGATTGCTTTATCCGAGCAGTATTTACAGCACTCCGAGCTACTGCCTGGCCCTACCGGCGAAGAGAATAGACTTACTTTATACGGCCGTGGACGTATTGTTTGTGTTGTTCGCGATGCCTATACAGACGCCAATATAGCTCAGTTGCTTGCTTTGCCTCTGCTAGCTGGCTGCTCGGTACAGGTGGCGGCTGAACCGGCTAGTCGGGCTAAAGTAACTCGCATAATCAAACATGTTAAAAATACGGTGTTAGACTTTATTAGTCTTTCAGAGCTTGAGGATTGCCTGGTCAGTGCAGAAATTGCTGGTGTCAGCCTGTTATATGATGACCCGGACTTGGCCTTGGTAAAACAGCGATTAGCTGCTCGTCAAGGGGCTCTTTTACCGCTGGTTGTGTTACCGAGCCATACTCAGTGGATAAATAATAAGTATCAATCTTTAGCCTTGTTGATGCGTTTTGTTATCGAGAAAACAAGAACGGAAAATTTAGTGGCAAGAGGCGGGAATACTCAGTTATTTAATTTAACTGAGTAG